acatttttgtaagggaAAAACTATAATGTTAAATGATTTCCGAAATGGGTCTTTGAAGTGTCTTTAGCTGAAAACTATTGGAGGTATAATCATGCCAaacactgacacacacacacacaaaaaaaaacctaaataaaGAGTTTTTCATAGTTTATAGTTGGCATGCACTGCTAAGCGGTTCCTTTTTATAAAATTCAGGTCCCAAATAAGTTATAATGCAATTTTGTTAGCCAATTTTATAGCGCTCTGCTGGTAAAAACTGTACGTATGACTACTTAGAAAGGAACGCACACTTCACCATTAAAAAAGCTACAGGTTTTGAGATATCATTCACATACATGTAACAACAGTCTGGAATGGTTTTTATATCATGGAATTTTGCAGGATAGTTCAGAAACCAGGATTCCTGTAAAACTGGAAAACAAAGAGGACAGTGTGTGTCAAACTGAGAAATGTTTCTGTGGATCAAGTTTTACGTGAAGGGAAAAACCCTTGAAACATTGAAGCCCTTCAACTCAAAGACTATTAAGCAACTAATATAAACTTGGCCTAATTGGATGGACAAAAAGACTTATTTGTCTTGAGATATTTAGAACGGTGCTATAAAACTTATCAACACCTTTTAAAGGGTATGTGGCCCTCAGTGTCAATGTGCTCTATAGTTTATCTGGTGTAAAGGTTTGGAAAAGGTTTTGGATTATCTATGCTCCATATATTCCACCTTTTTGGCAGGCAGCTACCAAACTGGCTATTGAAATCTTCTTCTGTTGGCACCAAATGTGGAATGTggacaactgcttgaatctttTCAAATACCTAAAGGCCTGACAAACACTAACAGTTATCACGTGTCAGTTTCCACAGCAAAATGATTCTGAGCTAGTCTGGAAAACATTAGCatgcaaacatttaaaattgCCTGCAATCCACAACAATGTTATTGAAATAACTGGGCTTGTTATACTGTACTTGTATAAGAGTCTGTTATTCATGTTTAATTATCTTTTCTTTATTAATGAAGGACATTTCCAATTATTGATTGATGACTGACGATATGTGATGGCAAGCTAAATAATGCAGTATTCAATATACAATTATTTTTCCTAAATCTATTTACCttgcattaaaatatatttataaaattaaataacaaaGAGTTTCATATGTACCACTTCAACTTCTGAAAGTGAAGAGCTATGTTTTACTGTTGACTAAAACAAATCTGACATTTAACTTTTACCATATGTTACTTTTTGAAGTATTAAAATGAAATCTCAATTATTGAAAACCATTGCAATATGCACACTTGCTGCTTGTATCAATAATTTCGATATATTGCGTGGCCCTAATCCTAGTAAATGTACTGGAGTTTTGCAAACTGTGCACAAAGTTGTACCTTATTGGAATTCCTTGCAACAACATTTCCATCACACAATCATAGTGGAAACCCATAGCAGGAATACTTTAACATGTGACTTTGCCAAGGTACAATGTGTCCACAATTCAAACACAAATGCCAGTACATATTATTCACACTCCACTTTCCAGTAGTTTATCAAATACAATGCAAAACTCTTATtagattacagttttttaaGCCCACTCATGGTCCTAAAACAACAATGTATTCAAAAGTTTTTCAGTGTCACAGCCCCAGATACTGAAATTCTCTTCCCCGGCACTCTGTGATATTTCATGTCATCCTAACACGATAAAACAGATTTCTTGATTAGTTATAGACTCTGGGTCACATCTAAACCCTATCAGCTTACATACCCTATACCTGATCCCAAAATCTGTTAAGATATTgcttcaaaaataaaaactattgaGAACTTTAAAAACCAATATAGATTTGTAGCCTAATTAGTTATTGCAGTACACATTGTAACAATTTCAGGTAACTTGATTAGGAGAGCTACATAAGAATCCAAAAATAGGTGAATGAAAACATGAACTTAAAATAAATGCAATGGCGTCCCCTAGTGGAGTTATGTAGCATTGTATgattaaaattaacataaaaattgaCCTTGTTTACTTAGTCCTGATTTTATTACATGCAATTACAAATGAACAGAATCTCTGTCTTTGTCATTGCCTGTAAATAACATTACAAATTCTGAAAAAGCAATGTTGGTTTTGTGATCTAGCTCAGATATAAGAGGCTATCAGTATTGCTATTTGAATTGCATTTGGCAAATATTTTGAACCAAAGTGATTTACTgtgcatttaaaggaaaactctcacacttttataaaaaaaatcaataatttactcatcagTTCACGGTTTCAACACAGCTTcaaagggtcttatctagcgaaaccatcTTCACTTTCgccaaagaaaataaaaatatgtaattttaaaccacaactactcatcttgcactagccgtgtgatgcgccagcgtgaccttacgtaTAACGTCATTACTTTGAGAGGTCATGCtttacatatataaaaacacacacatgcggactgttttaaacaataaactgacacaaagggctctatcttacacccggcgcaatgcagcgcaatgcgcgacgcaagtgtctttcgctagtttccaccctaattttcacgtttagcgccgcgttgtttaaatagcaattgcatttgcgcccccttttgcgcccatgggcgttctggtctgaaaacgaggtgtgttcaggcgcattgttggcgcgttgctattttgaggcaactaaaatagactacgccattgaccaacaaaaacctggtctaaagtctaaagtcaatggcgcaatgtgttttatgttatttaaagagcgcattagtaaaatgcgcctaaacacgggaggacaacgcgggtttgcttatcacaaggtacataatgcgcagcagcacaaaaatgcttttaaatatgaaagattaaaggattgaatgtaaaagattattattgagtctcttggacataaatgaggacagattatgagatgttagaaggcgcaaagagctgcttcacctgcagcctgctaagtaaataaatgctttgctttaaacaaatgcgtctgtttttaaatgttttttttttaatgctacctcacggatttattgtctatgatgactctgtacctgtggatatggtgagatgagaaacatttttaagtaatgcttaaaaaaactctttgctaaaaaaaaacgctgtccaaagtgctgaaacgtgaggagagccgtttgtaaattctttatctcctgtttattacaaataaagtatttttagagtacaaaccttatcttacatgcttgtaaataattttttgatgatattggatagccatacattaaaagcaattacaagcctgctttttacttccatgactaaaagaaaacgggttttaaaggttttgataaaaaaataacaatttcaatacaagtgaaaaacaacacaattatttaacattaatcttaaactggggatcttcttcctccgcttattttttcagtttacaaagtccgtcatctaaatagggattagacataacgccagcgcaactagcttttaaaggggatgagagcagagactctcattggtttattgcacgttacgcccaaaatactcccattacaataggacctacccttttcgaccatgcgctcggcgcaaaatccatttttcccgtcgttaaattagcaaaagtggattcggacacgcccatttagatgttgcgctgtgcgctttagacaatgcgcttagatcgttaaaatagggcccaaagacATTAATACGTAAGTATCATTACACATACAGCAATATCCGGACGGTCCTCTACACACTGGAGAGgaagtttcgcatacgtcatgcaTGACCTTTTGATGTAATACGTAAGATCATGCTGGTGCATCACacagctagtgcaagatgagaagaataatggtttatcaaaactaagttactgggttgatctttttcacattttctaggttgatagaagctcTGGGAACCCagttataacacttaaacatggaaaaggtcaaattttcatgatatgtcccctttaaattgtATTCATTTGACTTCAGATGTTATTGGCACAATTGCAGCTGTTTAAATATTGTAATTGCTTATATACTACACAAAGAAAACCATAAACATCTTGTATGACATGGGGGCGAGTACATTTTTGGGatattttatgaaagtggagtattccTTTAAGGCATACATTTATTTTCAGCATGTGTGTTCACTGGGAACTGAACCGACAACGTTTGTGTCaataatgcaatgttcttccaaTTGAGCTAAAGAAACACAATCATTGAGCAGACTTCACAACAACTTTTGTTAGATGtaactttatattttttacatgttttaaatatttaaaataatccacAATTGAACTtccatgtatatatatatttccctCCATTACAATAAAAGGATACTGTTGACATGCTGGTGGAGCAAATAAAAGTCCTTGAGAACATCTAAATGTTACATGAGGAAATCCATTTCTGCGTCCAGTTTTCCAATTAACACCTTTTCAGGATTCACAATCCATTTTCCGgtcacacacacatgcgcactCTTCATACAGAGCTCCAATTGCTGCTCTAGAAATCATACTTCAGTTAAACCTGCTGCTAAATACAGTCATTTATAACCTTAATTCTGACTGATTCTGACACATTTCATAGATCCAAGTTTGTTTATCCAAGTCATTTTAGCACACATGTGATGGTGAGAAAAGGCCGTCCTGTTCTGTCATCCTCTACACTAAATGAATCCTGGGAACAGAGACTGCAGGAGCAGAATCACACCAACCACCATCAGACCACAGAAGAACAGCACCAGCCATAATGGGAATGATCCTGGACAGAGAGGAGGAAATAcaggaacatctttacaataaTGTACTTACACAAGTActacaaaaaaaacatgacacTGTTTTACTTACAAATCACAAGAGTAATAAAGTTATCTCGCACTAATGACTGGATGACTGCATGTTAAAACACACAGCTATCACTACAGCAGATATTTACTATTTCACTGGATTACTTTTATAATGGCTGTGTTGTGCTGTTTGGCATCAATATTTTGggacctatatatatatatatatatttttttttttttacatgaatttTATTGGAGGCTACTTGGAGGGTGTAGAGAGAAACTGTTACTTATCACTGGTGCCGTGGTAGCGTCGTGGACTTATGACACAGGAGACCTGGGTTTGATTCCCTTTTAaggcaatattttttaaaataaactttaaccaagcgatCACCTttacaactggcttgtaaacATGAGCTACGCGATCTTTTGcagtttaaaaacataaaacccatgaaattatatatatatattacatgcTGGAAGGCccactttgtgacctaaagagttgtcttcttttcatttgcgacagtgctgcagtgcttgtggcctctaggggcgctaaaTGTGAGAAGTACATGTCTGGCTCCTCCTTgtggccaaaaagttctgcGTTGTGCCTTTAAACCCAATCACCTGCCATACTTACTTCGGTTAGGCACAGCATGTATCTGACAGCGACTGTCCACAGCAACACTCAACATGGCCACTTCATTGTCACCCTTTATGGCTTTACTTTTTGAAGCATCAGGAAAAAATGATAGGTCTGTGACGACAATGCCATGAGATTCCTGGATGTAGTACAATTTCTGGAGGGGTGAGATGAGATGGAGGAGTcaatacaaaaataatttactttACTAGTGagataacaaaaaaattaaatttctcTTACCTGTAAGGAAAACGCTATATAAATGGCTACAGATCCAGTCACAGTTCCAAGACCAAGAAATGTTCCTGAGTCACTGAGGAATCATAAgcatgaaaaaaacacaaaaacagtgATTAATAAATCAGATATATAGGCTCTGTCCCAACTAGCGATAATAATCCACTTTGTGCTGTCTATATTGACGGTTTCATTGGGCGCATGTGCGTTGACGCGATAAGCGCCTgctccgaactttacttccggtttctgtttgtttaatggtctgaacagttgctgaaactgaactcttaaacaaataccttgtggaaaataataaatgttttggattcctatgtaatctacgtgttgtttattttgcttgttatgtaaataaactactttaaaaggactttgttgttatttattctttgcagagtttaccggaagttacgtgatgaccacgaaagccgcttgtttatgttgttactgctgaaaccgtctatagagaGCATCCTAACTATGAGGAAGCCTCAAACCTCTGCATGCCAAACACTAATACTTTCTAATAACCTTTAAACTAGGAACTGAATGTTAGAATAAGCTAATGGCATGATATGCTAATAAGCTAAATAATCTTTGTTACAAAGTAATACTACATACGAAGGGGATAAAGCAAAAGTACCTCACAGCAAGACAGGATGTGACCTCATTTCCACACGGCTTAGTGAGTAGCGGCAGGAAAGATCGTCCGTCCCATTTGGTGATATAGCACTGTGGGGGTTTGCGGTCTCGTTTGTGTGGGATCTGGACCGTGTACAGTCTTAAGGCGTCCTTTTGGTCCTCTACCTTTGCAAACCTGTTTTGGAGCACGACAGTGAGATCATGTCAAACATCGGCGTATCTGAAATTGTTACTGCCCGTCATTTACTATCGACGACTTGCCTGCATGACTTGTAGCGATACGATTTCTCTGCGATTTGGGGCATGTTTTCATACCAGCACAAACCCATAGCCAGCTGATCGCCGCTCCACACGCTGCACTCAAAATTACGACCCACTGTTACGATGTGCTACATTAACAGAGAGAAAGGGAATCAACGTTagtattaacatttaatttcaTCAAAAGATTGTTGTGACTGCAAACAGCATGAACAATGTAGTATCACACATAAATGACTGTCCTAATAGTAAATCAGTCATAAAGATTCAAAAATCAGGTTTACTTGTAACTGTGAAATGACTGTTTATATGCAAACTTAAGGAGACACCGCATTCTGAGAATGATACTTTAAAGGGATTGTTTTATGCCGTTTCATGCATTCTGCTTTAATAACACTGTTTAAAGGGATGGACTCTCATGCTAAACATGAGCAAAGTTTTAAAGAATTAGCTGGACGTATGACATAGTGTTTCTGTGCCATATACACTCTGTCAGGGATCGTGTACGTCTTAAAAATGGCCACGTTTGACGTTACGAAGGGCTGGAATTCCTTGAATGAGCACCCAGAGCGAGATCATACCCATTAACATGCTTTGTTTGGGTTACAGAAGCGCTGCATATAGCGTTTCACAGACTTGCTTGAAAAAGATTTGTTATTTGGTTTTTAGATCACGAAATCAACAATGTCACCAAGTGTTTTTGGTTCTGAGGGAAATTTAACCTTGATCAGCTTTTCTGTTTTTCTGGGACAGCAATAGAGTTTCACAAGTGTGTTTGTTAGTTTACAGCATTTATgtgatgaatgttttataaacaaGGCCCTGTTCGACGTTGGATTTACAGACTGTTCAACTGTACATCTCAAAACGCGACGCTGATGGATTTGACGCTCCTTGCAGCTGAGAGAAGCCAGCTTCAATTGTAAATTAATGATTTCCGGTAACTTTGGAAGCTCAAGTCTGTGGCGGTGTGAACGTACAGTAACATCGAACGATGGAGCAGTCCTGGTGCTGAAAGATCCCGATCATGAGTCtgaacaaaatacaaaataaaacgtagcgcttttctaagcggatttaaaagaggaactatattttatggcgcaatagcacttttgggagtactttgactcgcctgaaaagtccgctccccttctccctctcataatgggagagggagggtgttactgcgccgagacgaagtactcccaaaagtgctattacgccataaaatatagttcctctcttaaatccgcttagaaaagcgctacgttttactttgtaccaccaaacttgctcgtataactactcgtcttaaataggaaaaacgttgatgtgtttggtcacttctaacttatctctgattggtaccattgaatgaatggggctaagctaaatgctatcgaagtgtcgcagcgcgctccagcgcttacatgcacgcacacagatgatagagggatgtataaactcttcttagttaaggtaataacatagtttaatgttgaaaatgagtatactattcctttaacaaatAATCAAGGTATAAAAAGTAATCTGAAAACTACAGGTAGGGAAGGATTAATCAGGATTgaagctaaaatctgcaggacatcagCACTCCAAGACtaacgttgcctacccctggtaTTGTAAATCAAAACTTATCCAGGGATAAAGTGATAATGTATTGTGAAGCAATGCTGACATCAAGGGTATGCGCCGAATTTCTGGGGCGATACATTTGTGTCAACCTGCATGTTACTTTAAAATGTGTGTCATGCAATATCCACTTCTTGCCGCATGGttgtagtatttttttacaataaaaccCTTGGCTTCCATAATTGGATAAACAAATCCTATGGAATTAAATGGGAACCTTTAACTTggtgcttaccatcattcatcaaaaattttcatcataatttatcacaatacttccatagtaggataaacaaatactGTGCAAGTCAATGGTCTGGCCTCGTccctctggcctaatcacagctGTGATGAAATGGAGCTATATCAAACTCCTACtggagcgatattgcttaaataaagaacaccaattatccgattcatgtttttatatttcctttggtgtgtaagtgtgtattagtacatgttaatgatatgcaaaaggtccaaaccccaaagtaaacgatgacacgagttatcatctccaatgtaaatctcttttcttggactacaacaaacacgaATCTTAGTCAACAGTTTATTTCCGCAGTTAGTTGGCGTGGACACgacggtcattatcataattctgcccgcttctgactcacagcctgtaagtagtctatgttttcatatttaaagactttactaCTGACTAGGGGTGCACCAATAAATCGGCcaatgatgcttgctatgcttctcaataaaTGATGGTGAAATgccactacatccaaaagccagagggcgctctcatgcagaaactcaatgtgtgctgcagacgaagaaccatacACACGCAGCTATGATTTTGCTACATTTCTTCTCCATTGGTTTTTCTATTCCTTCTCTggtttttattcatgtaaagttgctttgcaacaattgaGCAGAACACTGAACACTGTGGCCTAGAGTCAGGTCAGATGTAAAAAACATTGTGCTCCATACATTATATGAGATAAATAGGCGGAGAGTAGGCGGCCTTTTGTGGCTGTTGAAACATTTTACCACATTTACACCACAAACACAATCCGCTCGAATGCATTTTCTAATGTAAATCcgaatgtggtcgaaagtggacaatctcaaaacattttacacctaCATTTAGCGTTTTGCAtttgtgatccgatcaaccaATTTATAGTAAGAACTTATTGGTGGACGGTTCTTCTAAAACTTATAataaaagaataataaatattcACATGTTAGCAGTCACATTCATCTCATTTGCATTTCTTCTGCTGACTAACCTTGGCCCATGTGTGAATAATTTTTGGTCATCAGTGAATGACGGCTATACGAACTACCTTTTTATCAGGGCTGATGTCAATGTCCTCTAGTTCATCGTTGTGGGCTTTGAAGTTCAACTTCTCCTTTAAAGAGGGAAACTGAAGAGAGAGAAAACAAGTAAGGACCACCAAAATCATGTTGGGGACGGGTCTCACACAGGACTACTTTTGGGGAACAACTCACCTCCCAAACTCTGATGTAACCGTCAGCCCCTCCGCACAGCAGAAGTGTCAGGTCAGAGCTGAAGCGCACACATTTCACACAGGGGTCTTGAGGGCTCTGATCTGCCTGCACCACACCAACATTCTCCACTGAGATTTGAGGAGACTC
Above is a window of Paramisgurnus dabryanus chromosome 13, PD_genome_1.1, whole genome shotgun sequence DNA encoding:
- the preb gene encoding guanine nucleotide-exchange factor SEC12; the encoded protein is MGKRRAPELYRAPFPLYTVKIHPKTGMIITAGGGGASKTGIKNGVHFLSLELVGGKYSATLLHTHDTDTRATMSMTLSGDVIAAGQDGNCTLMKFSQCAPKQTKKTAARDGTGDKGAARRRGGKGQNGGGGDVPQMKEESPQISVENVGVVQADQSPQDPCVKCVRFSSDLTLLLCGGADGYIRVWEFPSLKEKLNFKAHNDELEDIDISPDKKHIVTVGRNFECSVWSGDQLAMGLCWYENMPQIAEKSYRYKSCRFAKVEDQKDALRLYTVQIPHKRDRKPPQCYITKWDGRSFLPLLTKPCGNEVTSCLAVSDSGTFLGLGTVTGSVAIYIAFSLQKLYYIQESHGIVVTDLSFFPDASKSKAIKGDNEVAMLSVAVDSRCQIHAVPNRRSFPLWLVLFFCGLMVVGVILLLQSLFPGFI